From the Streptomyces sp. SN-593 genome, the window GGGCACCCCGGTCTGGGTCGACGCGTTCGGCAACGCCCGCCGGCAGGCCGAGCGGTACCGCGCCGGCCGGGTCCTGCTCGCCGGGGACGCCGCCCACGCGCAGATGCCGGTCGGCGGCCAGGCCCTCAACCTGGGCCTCCAGGACGCCGTGAACCTGGGCTGGAAGCTCGCGGCACAGGTACGCGGCCGGGCGCCGCAGGGCCTCCTCGACAGCTACCACGACGAGCGGCACGCCGTCGGCAGCCGGGTGCTGACCAACATCGAGGCCCAGGCCACGCTGCTGCTGGGCGGCCCCGAGGTGGAGCCGCTGCGCGCGGTCGTGACCGACCTGCTCGGCCACGACGAAGTGGTCGGCCACCTGGCCGGCATGATCAGCGGCCTGGACGTGCGCTACCCCGTCGGGGACGACGGTCCGCGAGGCGGCCACCCGCTGCTCGGCGGCCGGGTCCCGCACTGGGAGCTGGCCACCGCCTCCGGCGCGTCCAGCACCACGGAACTGCTGCGCGCCGGCCGCGGCGTGCTGCTCGACCTGGCCGGCTGCCTGCCGCCCGGCGCGGGCGCCGGCTGGGCGGACCGGGTCCGCACGGTGACGGCCGCCCCGGCGCCCGCCGACGGAGCACCGTCCCGCCCCGGCACGGCGGCCGTCCCCGCGGTGCTGATCCGCCCCGACGGGCACGTCGTCTGGTGCGCCGACGGCACGGCCGGCCCGGAGGCCGCGCTGCGCCGCTGGTTCGGCGACCCGCACGCGTGACGCGGCCGCCGCGCGGGCGGGCGGCGTACGGCTGGCCGACGGGCGGCGGACCGCCGGCGGACGGTCCGGCGGACGACCCGGCAGCCGAACGGCCGGCGGTCCCGCGCGGCGGCGCCGCACCCGAACCCAGGATCTGAACAGGAGGCCCCTGATGGATGCTCCCTTCGACGCCGAGGTCGTGGTCGTCGGCGCCGGGCCGACCGGCCTCATGCTCGCCGGGGAACTGCTCCTCGCCGGAGTCCGGGTCACCGTGCTCGACCGGCTCGCCGAACCGACCACCGAGTCCCGCGGGTTGGGCTTCACCCCCAGGACCATGGAGGTGTTCGCGCAGCGCGGCCTGGTGGACCGGTTCGACGGACTGGACATCCCGCTCCAGACCACCACCCGCGGGCACTTCGGCGGGCTGCCGCTGGACTTCGGGGTGTTCCCCGAGGCCCATCCGGCCGTCGCGAACCTGCCCCAGTTCCACACCGAGTCGATGCTGCGCGGCTGGGTCGCCGAACTCGGCTGCGACCTGCGCCGCGGCCACACCGTGACGGGCCTCGCCGACACCGGCGAGGCCGTGGAGGTCACGGTCGAACGCCCCGGCGGCCCGCGGGTCCTGCGCGCCCGGTACGTGGTCGGCTGCGACGGCGGCCGCAGCACGGTGCGCGGGCTGGCCGGCTTCGCCTTCCCCGGCACGCCCGCCACCCTCGAACTCTTCCTCGCGGACGTCCGAGGCTGCGGCCTGCGGCCGCGCTTCATCGGCGAGTGGCTGCCCGGCGGGGTCGCCATGGCGGCGCCCATCGGTGACGGGATCGACCGGGTGGTGGTGTGCGAGCGCGACGCGCCCCCGCGGCGGCGCACCCGGCCTGTGGCGTACGCGGAGGTCGCGGCCGGCTGGCGGCGGCTGACCGGGGAGGACATCAGCCACGGCGAGCCGCTGTGGGTGAGCGCCTTCGGCGACGCCACCCGGCTGGCGACGGAGTACCGCAGGGGCCGGGTGCTGCTGGCCGGGGACGCCGCGCACGTCCACCTCCCGGCGGGCGGCCTCGGGATGAACACCGGTATCCAGGAC encodes:
- a CDS encoding FAD-dependent monooxygenase is translated as MDAPFDAEVVVVGAGPTGLMLAGELLLAGVRVTVLDRLAEPTTESRGLGFTPRTMEVFAQRGLVDRFDGLDIPLQTTTRGHFGGLPLDFGVFPEAHPAVANLPQFHTESMLRGWVAELGCDLRRGHTVTGLADTGEAVEVTVERPGGPRVLRARYVVGCDGGRSTVRGLAGFAFPGTPATLELFLADVRGCGLRPRFIGEWLPGGVAMAAPIGDGIDRVVVCERDAPPRRRTRPVAYAEVAAGWRRLTGEDISHGEPLWVSAFGDATRLATEYRRGRVLLAGDAAHVHLPAGGLGMNTGIQDAFNLGWKLAAVVRGHAPDALLDTYHDERHAVGERLLDTTRAQGLLFLGGSVMQPLRDVLGELTGHEAVHRRLAGTVSGLGIRYPMGPGGGDARQGRPGGDPPAGGHPLLGLRMPDLEIAGGTGTTSVFALLRAARGLLLDLAHDASLRRAARPWADRVDVVAAEPAADSPLPRVDAVLVRPDGHVAWAAPGGREDLADAMTRWFGAPRAAAA